One window from the genome of Eriocheir sinensis breed Jianghai 21 chromosome 7, ASM2467909v1, whole genome shotgun sequence encodes:
- the LOC126995274 gene encoding uncharacterized protein LOC126995274: MKLTWITTLVTTLTITTAYDPYTPGPHPTKHTHISALVTTGLQEELDIWTPTDPGLYPTLYLIDGFGGFIPANAYNDLSHHIASHGFSVVAPWSITLPLNPVDKVPIFDSVLTWAEEHLEEKLHAKGLDEGVHLDLNNTVLSGHSAGAHVMVEYFKIGCGNIRAQVLFSPVDGVDPIGLIPEFCITPGEYLNFGLPTLHLMVGFDNVPAPSGFPCAPDDLCN; this comes from the exons AAGCTAACCTGGATCACCACCCtcgtcaccaccctcaccatcaccacggcATATGACCCCTACACCCCCGGGCCGCACCctaccaagcacacacacatatctgCCTTAGTGACCACAGGGCTGCAGGAGGAACTGGATATCTGGACCCCAACTGACCCCGGACTATACCCAACCCTATACCTGATTGATGGCTTCGGAGGCTTTATACCTGCTAATGCTTATAATGAt ctgagCCACCACATCGCCTCTCACGGGTTCTCGGTGGTGGCGCCCTGGAGCATCACTCTACCTCTTAACCCAGTGGACAAGGTTCCTATCTTCGACTCCGTCCTTACCTGGGCCGAGGAACACCTGGAGGAGAAGCTACACGCGAAGGGACTGGACGAGGGAGTGCATCTGGACCTCAATAATACCGTTT taaGCGGGCACTCTGCGGGGGCTCACGTCATGGTGGAGTACTTCAAGATAGGCTGCGGCAACATAAGAGCCCAGGTGCTTTTCTCCCCCGTGGACGGCGTGGACCCCATCGGCCTCATCCCGGAGTTCTGCATCACCCCGGGGGAGTATTTGAACTTCGGCCTCCCCACCCTGCACCTCATGGTCGGCTTTGATAATGTCCCAG CGCCATCTGGATTCCCTTGCGCCCCTGACGATCTTTGCAACTGA